Proteins found in one Ovis canadensis isolate MfBH-ARS-UI-01 breed Bighorn chromosome 20, ARS-UI_OviCan_v2, whole genome shotgun sequence genomic segment:
- the GUCA1B gene encoding guanylyl cyclase-activating protein 2, protein MGQQFSWEENGAVGAVDAAELQEWYKKFLDECPSGTLFMHEFKRFFKVPDNEEATQFVEGMFRAFDTNGDNTIDFLEYVAALNLVLRGTLEHKLKWTFKIYDKDRNGCIDRQELLDMVQSIYKLKKACSVEMEAEQQGKLLTPEEVVDRIFLLVDENGDGQLSLNEFVEGARRDKWVMKMLQMDLNPSSWISQQRRKSAMF, encoded by the exons ATGGGGCAGCAGTTCAGCTGGGAGGAGAACGGCGCTGTCGGCGCGGTGGACGCGGCGGAGCTGCAAGAGTGGTACAAGAAGTTCCTGGATGAGTGCCCCAGCGGCACGCTCTTCATGCACGAGTTTAAGCGCTTCTTCAAGGTCCCGGACAACGAGGAGGCCACCCAGTTCGTAGAGGGCATGTTCCGAGCCTTCGACACGAATGGG GACAACACCATCGACTTCCTGGAGTACGTGGCAGCCCTGAACCTTGTGCTGAGGGGCACCCTGGAGCACAAGCTCAAGTGGACCTTCAAGATCTACGACAAGGACCGCAATGGCTGCATCGACCGCCAGGAGCTGCTGGACATGGTGCAG TCCATCTACAAGCTGAAGAAAGCCTGCAGTGTGGAGATGGAGGCCGAGCAGCAAGGCAAGCTGCTCACGCCCGAGGAGGTCGTGGACAGGATCTTCCTTCTGGTGGATGAAAATGGAGATG GGCAGCTGTCCCTGAATGAGTTTGTTGAAGGTGCCCGTCGTGACAAGTGGGTGATGAAGATGCTGCAGATGGATCTGAACCCCAGTAGCTGGATCTCTCAGCAGAGGCGGAAAAGTGCCATGTTCTGA